AAAAGATATCAAAAAGGTTATGGAATTAAATAAAGAACGTTCAAACTTAGAAGAACCGGTTGAACTACTTAAAAAATTTGAAGCCAATATCAACAACATCAAAGAAGCGCGAGAAGTTTTAGAAAATGAAAAAGATGCTGAACTAAGAGAAATGGCGAAAGCGATTTTAGAAGAAGAGGAAGTTAAAACCCCTTCAATAGAATCAGAAATCGATTTAATATTAATGCCTAAAGATCCAAACGATGATAAAAACGTTATTGTTGAAATTCGTGGAGCTGCCGGAGGAGACGAAGCAAATATCTTTGCTGGGGATTTGTACAAAATGTACACAAAATATTGTGAAAAGAATAATTGAAAAATTGATTTACTAGACACTTCTCCATCAGAGGCCGGAGGATTCTCACAAATATCTTTTATGGTCAAAGGTGATAAAGTTTATTCAAAATTAAAATTTGAATCAGGAAGTCATAGAGTTCAAAGGGTTCCGAAAACAGAATCAAAAGGACGAATTCAAACTTCCACAGCAACAGTAGTTGTTTTACCTGAAGTAAGTGACATTGAAGTTGAAATCAGACCTTCAGATTTAAGAATCGATACTTATCGCTCGGGAGGAGCTGGAGGTCAGCATGTTAATACAACTGATTCTGCTGTTAGAATAACTCATATCCCCACAGGGGTTGTGGCATCATCTCAAGATGGAAGAAGTCAACATGATAACAAAGATATTGCGATGACAATGTTAAGAGCCAGAATTTATGAAGCAGAACTTGAGAAACAAAACTCTGAAACTGCTGGAATTCG
This Spiroplasma endosymbiont of Panorpa germanica DNA region includes the following protein-coding sequences:
- the prfA gene encoding peptide chain release factor 1 is translated as MNSKTLEALQVMQKRMQQIDADLQNEEILKDIKKVMELNKERSNLEEPVELLKKFEANINNIKEAREVLENEKDAELREMAKAILEEEEVKTPSIESEIDLILMPKDPNDDKNVIVEIRGAAGGDEANIFAGDLYKMYTKYCEKNNWKIDLLDTSPSEAGGFSQISFMVKGDKVYSKLKFESGSHRVQRVPKTESKGRIQTSTATVVVLPEVSDIEVEIRPSDLRIDTYRSGGAGGQHVNTTDSAVRITHIPTGVVASSQDGRSQHDNKDIAMTMLRARIYEAELEKQNSETAGIRKSAVGTGARSEKIRTYNYAQNRVTDHRINLTLQKLDQVMEGAIEEFISELINNEQKEKVAQHLQ